One Oceanotoga teriensis genomic window, GTTGTTGATGGTATGTCTGATGATGGAACTTATGAAAAAATTGTCGATTTTAAAGATAAACATAAAAATATAAAAATATTTCAAAATGAAAAAATTTATACGCCTTTTGGTCTTAATATAGGGATAAAGAATTCTAAAAGTGATTTTGTTATGATTGCAGGAGCGCATACTATTTTTGATGAGAATTATATAGAGGTTTGTATGAATTTTCTGGAAAATAATGAAAAAGCAGAAATCTGTGGAGGCATAGCTAAAGCTTATGCTTCTGAAGGAATTTTATCTAAATCTTTTGCTAAAGTTTATTCGAGTATTTTTGGTGTTGGAGGTTCTAAACATAGGTATTCAAATAAACTTCAAAAAGTTGATACTGTAGCTTATGGGGTTTATAAGAGAGAACTTTTTGATAAATATGGTTTTTTTGATGAAAGACTTATTAGAAATCAAGATATAGAACTCAATTATAGATTTAGAGAAAATAATGTTGATATTTATTTATTACCGATTGAAAATTTTTATATAGTTCCAAAAAACTTAAAATGTTTTTTAAAAAAGAATTTTGACAATGGTTTTTGGAATTATATAACATTGAAAATAAATAAAAATGGAATTGGATTAAGGCATTTTATACCTTTGTTTTTTTTAATATATATTTTTATGTTAATTTTATTTACCATTCTTAATATTTATTTATTTAAAGTTATTCTAATCTTTATATTATTTATATATATTATTATAGATTTGTTTTTTTCTTTTGAAAAAAATTTTATATCTTTTTTGTTTAATTTTATATTTTATCCAATGCTTCATATTAGTTATGGACTTGGAACTTTTATGTCTATAATAAAAGGGGGAAAAGTATGATTTTTATTCCTTTTTTTTTGAATATTTTAATAACTCCTTTTATTATTAAATTTGCTTTAAAGTTTTCTATTGTAGATAAACCAGATAATAATCTTAAAAATCATAAAAAAATAACACCTTATCTTGGTGGATTGTCTTTATTTTTGAGTATTTTACCTTTTTATTTTGATGATTTATATTATATAATTCCAGCTTTTATAATAATGATTATAGGACTTTTTGATGATATTAAAAATATTAATCCTTTTTTTAGATTATTTGTTGAATTTGCTGTTATTACTTTTACTGTTGTTAATTTTCATATGGGATTTAGTATTATTATAAATATACTTTTTATAATAACGGGAGTTGCTTTAATAAATGCTGTTAATATGATAGATGGTATGGATGGACTTTGTTCTGGAACAGCTTTAATATCACTTTTATTTTTTGCTATAATAAGTAAAAACTTTGATATATTATATTTTGTTTTTGCTTTATTAGGATTTTTAGTATTTAATTTTTATCCTGCAAAAATTTTTTTAGGAGATGCTGGATCATATTTAATAGGGTTTACTTTATTTTATAATTTTAATTATCTTACGTCTAAATCGGGTTTTGGTGGATATTTTATAGGTTTAATCATAACAGCTTATTTTTTTACAGATTTGTTTTTTTCTATTTTGAGGAGAATTATGAATGATAAATCACCTTTTTATGGTGATAAAGAGCATATTTATGATAAAATTAGAAGTAGATTTAATACTAAGATTTCAACAACGGTTTTGATTAATTATATTATAGTTTTTTCTTTTGGTTTAATTTCATGGTTTTCATGGTTTAAACCTTATCTTGGGATAGGTATTGCATTTGTTTTGTTTTTATTTACCGGGGTTTATTTTAGATTATATAAGTATGATTGAAAAGAGGTGCATTTTTATTGGCAATTTTGAAAGATAGCCGTAGAAATTATTTAGTCGTTAAGCCTTGGGCTGTTAAAAAAATATTTTTTAATGATAATTCTGAATTAGATGATTTTGATATTTTTGAAAAATATACATTTGAAGTAGAAGCTAAAACAGGAAGCTTTAAATGGATGTTTAATGAATTTAGTCATGAAAAAATGGATGATTTTGAAAATTTGAAAGTGGATATAGAGTATATTCCACTTGTTTTGACTTTGTTCAGAATAAATAAATTTTTGAATTCTAATTATAAAAATATGGCTTCAGTTTTATCATCTGATTTGGATAATATGACAAATGAAATAATTACTAAAGAAAGTTTACTTTTTGCAAATGAAGAGAGTTCTAATATAGTTTTTGTTTATTTGAAAAAGAAAAAAACTACTATTGAGCATCATCTTATATTTAGTAGTATGGATTATAATAATTATTTTGACATAAAAATTAATGTCAAACCCGATATACTTTTGAATTTTTATTCAAATTTATTGAATGAATTTAATAAGTATAGATTAGAAACTTTGCCTGTAGTTATTCAAAGTATGTCAAATGTTTATGATGAAGTTATAAAAGGTATAGATGTTTTGAATTATGATAATATAAAAGATATTGAAGATAAGATATTTTCCATTTATGATATAGATATCATGAAAATAATAGATCCCATAGATTCTTCTACAGATTTTGAAGATTATATTAATTATCTAAATTTTTTGTATAAAGAAAACAATAATAATAAAGATGAAAATGAAGTTGAAATAGATTTTATGATAGAAGACATGGAAAATCTTGAAGAACAGATTAAAAATATACTTGAAAATGAAGATTTTTCTGAAGAAGATGGAGTTTATAGTGTTAATATTTCTGGGAATGATGTGCAAAACAGTGAAAATGAAGAGTTATTTAATGAAATAGAAGAAGAAATGATGGAAATTCTTGATGGGATTATTTTTGAAGATGATTATGATGAAGATTATATAATTGATGAACTTAAAACTCTCATAAAAAATGTAAATTTTTTATTTTCAAATAATATTTATACTAAAGCAGATTTTCAAAGAAAACTTCTGTTGGATATAATAAATGCTTATGGAGTTAAAAAAGTTTTGAATATAACTAATTTACTTCAAGAAGTTTTCGAAGATATTAGCATAGAAATGGAAATAGATAGTGTTTATGCAATTTCTGAAGATAAGATTATAAATGATTATAAGAAATGGTATAAGAATATTTTCAGTAGTAAAGGAATATCTATATTTAATGCCATTAAAAATGGTAAGTAAAGCCTTTTTGTTTTTAGACGATTATATAATGATAAACTTTTTTAGGAGGCTTTTTTATGAGCGATAAAGTTTTACTGAGTTTAAGTGGTATAAAAAATGAAAATTTTGAAATTGAAAAAAATGAATTTGAAACTTTTGAAAAATTAGTTGATTTTTATGGTGAGGATACAAAAGGAATTTTAACTTATATCAAAATTAATGATCAAGAAATACCTTTAAATTATTTCGATGAGGTTAAAAATGCATTTTTTGAAGGTGGAGAATCTATAGAACTTATGTTTGAAACTAAAAAATCAGTATTAAATTCTCTTATAGAGGAAGGATTTGAATATATAAATAAGGTTAGAGAAAATCTTGATAATCTTTCTAAAGAAGTTTTGATGAATAGCCAAGAGGGACATAAAATGTTAGGATCTCTTAGTGAGGGGTTTGAAGCTTTACTGACTATAATTAATCAGACTAATGAATATATAGGGGAAGTTACGTATAATGAACAACAAATAGAAAAAATTAAGAGCATATTATCTACAATAGTACAAGCTCAAGCTTCAAAAAATTATATAGAATTATCAGATAATGTAGATTTCGATCTTCCAGAAATTATAAATATATTTGATGATGTTTTGAAAGAATCAAAAAGAATTTTAAATCATAAAGTAAATTAGGAGGGATCATATGTATCAAAATCCCAATTCCAATACTTATTTAGAAAATTCGGTTAATACTGCAAGTCCTGCTAAATTAGTTGAAATGCTTTATAAAAATGCACATGAAAGGCTTCAACGTTCTTTAAAATTAATAGATGATAAAAGTATAGCAGAAGTAAATTTTGAATTGAAAAGGGTTCAGGATATAATAAATGAGTTAAATGTATCTTTGAATATGGAAGTTGGCGGAGATATATCTGTAGGATTGAGATCTTTATATTCGTATTTAAATAGAAGATTGCTTGAAGCAAATATGAAAAAGGATAAAGAAATTATTTTAGAAGTTGATGGATTTTTAGTTGAATTACTTGAAACTTGGAGAGAAGCTATGAAAAATGCTCCTCAGACAGTTAAAGAAATGAATAATGATATTAAGAGATCTAAATTTGATATAGAAACTTAATTTTTAAATCATTAGAGGGGGCCTTTGGGCTCTCTTTTGTTTTTTGTTATAATAATATTAAATGTAGTTTATATTTCTAGTTTAATTTAAAATAAATTTATTAAAAACGTTACAAATAGAAGTTTTTTTTAAAGTTTTTTTATTAATATATTATTGTGTTAAAAAATACGTATATTACAGCGTATATAGAATATGAAATAAAGGAGGGTAGAGGTTATAGTAAAACGTGTAATATTATAAAACTTTTAAAATAATTTATGATGAAATTGGTCTTGAATATTATATAATAAAAGTTTTATAAGTTTTATATAACTTATTATAAATGCCTTTTAATAATAGATTTAAAAACTTTAGAACTATTATATATTTATTGATCGTTATAATTGTTTATTTTATCATTTTTTGGGCTTATTCAAATGTAGATGGAAAGGAAAATGTTTCTGTTAATACTGGCACCATAGACATTGTAGATATAAAAAACGATAAAAAATTGGATTATAAACCTTTTGAATTTGAAAAAGAATATGGAATAATTCTTGGAGGCTTTGATGGTATTTATGTTTTTGATTTTAAAACAAATTCTATAATAGAAAATTTGAGAACTGGTAAGTATATAAGTGAAGTTATAAAAGAAAAAAATATTCTTTATTTAACAGATAGAGAAGGTTTAAAGATATATGATTTTTCTAATATAAAAGAACCTAAATTAATTAATTCTTTTAATACTTATGGAGAATCATTGGCTTTTGATAAAGTTGAAGATTTTGTATACCTTGCCGATGGCAAAAATGGAATAGTTTCTTTTAAAATAGAAGAAGATTTTAATATATTGATAGAACAACATGTCAAATTAAATGGAATAGTTTTATCTATACTTCATTATGATGATTTTATATTTGCTATGGGGCCAAAATTAGGACTTTTAACTTTTGAAATAAAAGATGGAAAAATCTTTGAATATAGTCATTATAATGATTTTATTAATCCTACTTCTATGCAAATTTTTGAGGATAATATTTATTTATTAGATGAATATAAAGGTCTTTATATGTTTGATATAAAAGATATTATTAATGATGCTAATACTCAACCTGTTAAAATTTATCCTCTTGAGATGACATCTTCTTTTTATGTCAACAAAGATGGTATTTTTTATGCAAATTCAAAAGGTATTTTTGATTTAGCAGGTGATGAAATAATAAGAGAAAATTTTGATAGAACTAAAATAAAAGTTAATGATAATCTTATATATATTTCTCAAA contains:
- a CDS encoding glycosyltransferase family 2 protein codes for the protein MKFQDKFSISVIIVCRNEIDNIENSINSFFNQKRVPDEIIVVDGMSDDGTYEKIVDFKDKHKNIKIFQNEKIYTPFGLNIGIKNSKSDFVMIAGAHTIFDENYIEVCMNFLENNEKAEICGGIAKAYASEGILSKSFAKVYSSIFGVGGSKHRYSNKLQKVDTVAYGVYKRELFDKYGFFDERLIRNQDIELNYRFRENNVDIYLLPIENFYIVPKNLKCFLKKNFDNGFWNYITLKINKNGIGLRHFIPLFFLIYIFMLILFTILNIYLFKVILIFILFIYIIIDLFFSFEKNFISFLFNFIFYPMLHISYGLGTFMSIIKGGKV
- a CDS encoding glycosyltransferase family 4 protein, encoding MIFIPFFLNILITPFIIKFALKFSIVDKPDNNLKNHKKITPYLGGLSLFLSILPFYFDDLYYIIPAFIIMIIGLFDDIKNINPFFRLFVEFAVITFTVVNFHMGFSIIINILFIITGVALINAVNMIDGMDGLCSGTALISLLFFAIISKNFDILYFVFALLGFLVFNFYPAKIFLGDAGSYLIGFTLFYNFNYLTSKSGFGGYFIGLIITAYFFTDLFFSILRRIMNDKSPFYGDKEHIYDKIRSRFNTKISTTVLINYIIVFSFGLISWFSWFKPYLGIGIAFVLFLFTGVYFRLYKYD
- the fliS gene encoding flagellar export chaperone FliS; this translates as MYQNPNSNTYLENSVNTASPAKLVEMLYKNAHERLQRSLKLIDDKSIAEVNFELKRVQDIINELNVSLNMEVGGDISVGLRSLYSYLNRRLLEANMKKDKEIILEVDGFLVELLETWREAMKNAPQTVKEMNNDIKRSKFDIET